TGCAATATTATCCTGCGTTAAATTGTTATTAATTACCTGTTGGTACATCAGCTCGTTATTCACTTTTTGCAGATCGCCAATTGTAGAATCTTTTATTTCAGTCTCTTTCTTCAAACCATGGATCAGCTTATCTTTTTGAGAAACAAAATAAATATCAATCAGAAAAGTTGTAATGGCAAAAAGAACATTAAGCAGCTTTATAGTTCTTAGGTCTTCTTGATTTATATATCCACTTCTTGGCAAAAAATCAAGATCAAAATACATGCATACTATAAAATTTGCTGCTACAACACTCACAATAAGTAGTATTGTATTAAAATCATATTTATAGTTAAAATAAAAAGGAAGAGCAAAAAGGAGAGAGAAATAGAAATATTCAACTCCCGCATCTTTCCAGGTATACACGTGGAAAACACTTATTATAAAAGTAAGAATCAGAAAAATAAGAACAATCATATTCTTTATAACATTTCTGAACCTTGCTAACTTCCCTTTTACACTTATTAGAACGAGCCAAAAAAGAGTAATAATAATTAGGAATACAGAACTAAGAAGATCTCCAAAGAAAAAAATAATAAAAACAGAATAGAATAGAAATAGCAAAAAAAGAAAAAGCAAATATCGATTGATAAGCATTAAATCATTGCGATCAAAATCATTATCCAGTGATTCAAGCTCACTATTGATTATATAATAAAATATTTTTTTCATCATCCTAAAAATATCATTGTAAAGGACAATTTAATTGACTCGCGTCATTGCCCAAGAAGGTTTGGAAACTTAAACACTATAAAAATCCGAATATTACAACAATGCTAATTTAAAAAAATCAGCAAACAAATTAATAAAAACAGATTACGTATTTAAAACTAACACAGTATAGACTCATTTACAAATAAAAGCTCAATTACAAGAAATCATGAAATTGATAGGTAGTAAGAACTCTTTCCATTTAGTAATACTATTTCTGCTAATCTCAAAATGATTTGCAAGTTCTGTATTGTTGAGATTATTTTTTTCTGATAATTTAGAATTTCCAGAATAGAATTCTTGTCATATGATCGGAGTTGCTTATTGCTAATTTTTAGAATATTTAATTTCTCTCTGATAATATCGTATATATTTTTTTATAATTTGGTATCATATCTAATCATTTTTTCTTAATTCATTTATAATTTATAAAGAGTTGTTTTAGGTATGTTATAATTCAAAATCACTTCATGAGGAGTCATTTGTTTCATAAAAATTTTTCCGAGAATAAAATTCTTCACATTCTGAGTATACACACTTTTTCTAAATACAGGGAATATATTTTTTAAAGGCAATTAGGTTTTTATAGAGGCTGCATTTAAAATTAAATGGCCAGTGTATAATCTAAAAAATCATATTTCAAAAGCTTACTCCATTTTAATAAAAGGTCATTATCCATACTTTTTGCTCAAACATCTTCTGAATTTTTTCCTCACTGCATTTGAAAAATTTGGAAATTCTCTTACTCGAAATCTGAAGTCCCTTGAAAATCTGTTTGGAACTATACATAGATTTTACTTAGCAAAATTATTATTAAAAACTCAATAACGATAAGAAATATACACACGCAATAACACTCGTGAGTAGTAAAAATCGTAAAAAAAGAGCTTCAATTTAAATCTTCAACAAATAAAAAATGAAATAGAAATTTATTTTTTAGTTATTTTTTTCTCTAATTACCTATCCTCAACAATTTGAATCTATAAAATCAGACGAGTACGTTTCGTTTTATAAAATAAAAGATCTTCATCTAAAACAATTAGATAGAGATTATTTAAAAGGAGTAAGAAATATTTTTTACGGCAAAAAGGAAGCTAATCTCACATAATGGTTGGATATAAAATCTGACACATAACAATATCCTTCGCCACCAATAATACTGTTTATCATATTTATACATCTAAAAAAGAAATAAGAAAGGAGAAAACTACGTTTTCTCCTTTCTATATGTTTTGATTTTGCCTAATATTAATCTCTCAATTTGGCAATGACATCCAATCCTCCTTTGGTAATGTCTCCGATCTTACAGATGATTTCAGTATCTAAAGGCAGAAATACGTCCATTCTTGACCCGAATTTAATAAATCCAAACTCATGTCCGGCTTTCGCCTGATCTCCTTCATTACAATAGAATACGATCCTTCTGGCTACATATCCTGCAATCTGTCTGAAAACCACTTTATGATTGGTTTCAGTTTCAATAGCTACGGTTGTTCTTTCATTCTCTGTAGATGACTTTTCATGCCATGCTACCAGGTATTTTCCAGGATGGTATTTTTTATATATTACCTTCCCTGTAACCGGGTATCTACAGATATGAACGTTCAAAGGAGACATGAAGATAGAAACCTGAATGGCCTTTCCTTTAATGAATTCATTTTCTTCCACTTCTTTGATCATTACCACTTTTCCGTCAACCGGAGCAATGACGTTCTCTTTATGGTCAAGAATAGTACGATTCGGGACTCTGAAAAACCAAAATACCAGACAGTAAATAACCAACAAAGGTGCAATGATCAGCAAAGACCATATTTTAAGGAAATAGATAGCTAATGCCCCCAATACCAGAAAAAGTATCGTGGCTACGGTAATCGTTCCTTTTGATTCTCTATGTAATTTCATGAGACTAAATAAATTTTTCTAAAATAAAGTACAAATATACGACAGGAACGCAGATAATAAAACTATCCAGTCTATCTAATACTCCTCCATGCCCCGGAATGATGTTTCCACTATCCTTCACACCGAAGTTTCTCTTCAGTTGGCTTTCTACCAAATCTCCCAATGGAGCAAAAGCTGCCACTAAAAATCCAACAACCATCCAGTTCCCTCTTAACTCTGGCTGATAATGCTCTATAAAGTAAGATAAAACCAAGGTTAAAACAACACCTCCAGCATATCCTTCCCATGTTTTTTTAGGTGAAATTTTAGGGGCCATCTTATGTTTTCCAAAGAACTTTCCTACGAGATAAGCAAAAGTATCACTACTCCAGATCAGGATAAAAAGGAAAAGAACTTCCAGAGAAAAACCATCGTTATAGCTGGAGAACTTAGGTAATCCCAATGCAAAACTGAATGGCAAGGCGACATAAATAACGGTAAAAATCAATTTTCCGCTATCGAAGTATAATTCGTTAGGAAACTTAAATAAAGTGACTATAGCGATACCAATGAGAGCAAGAGCTAATATTTCACTCAACCTGAAATCAAAAAAGAAATCATGATGGAAGTATCTTTTGGAAAAAATGTAAAATATAAAAATAACCAATGGATACACTACCCATTTTTCATAGCCTTTTCCAAACTTCATTATTTTAACACATTCCCAGGTACCTACAACCAACAAAAAACTCATCAATCCATGATAGAGATATTGTTGCTGAATAAGACCAGGGAAAACACTGTTAATAAGTTGCGCCCCTAGCGGAGTCGAACAAAGAATAATAATGGCTACATATACGAGACCTGAAACGGTTCTTTGAATGAGGTTTTTGTCCAAAATTTAAAATTTAGTAGTGGATGCTTAATCTTCAAGCAGCAATAAAAACAGTTTTGTATTGGAATTGGAAGAACTGTCCATTTTTGACTGGCTTCCGCTGATGGAAGTAAGGTTCTTTATATTTCCATTTCTTTTTATTTTCCCCATGGCATCATTCAGATTGTTTACAATCTGTGAAACATTGGCAATGATGATAATTCTATCCGGCAGCCTTGAAGAATGATAATGAAGAATATTATTGTGAGAAAGCATAATTCTTCCGTCATAGGCAATCAGGTATTCACAGGTGATAAATGCGGCTTCATTAGACGGCTGCAATTCTGAAGTATAAGAACTCTTCACAACATTTAAAAAGTTCTGAAGTTCCTTATCCCAACAGAACAGGTTGTTAATACCTTCTATTTTGATAATTTGATTTAAAGTTTGTAGAGCCTCCGCTTCATCTGCACAATAATTAAAAAATCCCCCCGAATGCGTAAATAATTGCGCAAACTTATAGTCGAGATCCGCATTTTTTAGCGAATCCCCAAGCTTCTCCAGGCTCTGTTTATCCTCTTCCTCAGGCTGGTTGGTAAGTTTGCTTACAATCCTCTTGAATAAATTCAACTTAATTTATTTTTAGTCAACTTTATACAAAAATAGAAAATAAATTACAATAGATTCCAAAATATCTCCTTAAATATGAAAAAACCTGACAATTTTAAAGTTGTCAGGTTTTATAATTCCTATTTTGTAAGGATTTTTAAAGCTGTGTTGGGCTTTCTGGAGCCTGTATTTCGCTTTCATCCTCTTTTTCTTTAATCTGAGGTGTTTCTAGCACTTCCGGCAGATCTTTTGCAGGAATCGTATTGGTAACCGGTTTCTCTGTCAATTCAGGATCCCAAGCTCTTTTACCAAAGATTTCCTCTAAGTCTTCGCGGAAGATTACTTCTTTTTCTAAAAGTTTATTCGCCAGAGCATCTAATTTATCTTTGTTATCAGCAAGAATTCTAACCGCTCTTTCATATTGATTTTCGATAATCGATTTGATCTCTGCATCAATCTTAGTAGCTGTTTCTTCAGAATATGGTTTTCCGAATGAATATTCAGACTGACCTGAACTGTC
This Chryseobacterium sp. G0162 DNA region includes the following protein-coding sequences:
- a CDS encoding phosphatidate cytidylyltransferase; protein product: MDKNLIQRTVSGLVYVAIIILCSTPLGAQLINSVFPGLIQQQYLYHGLMSFLLVVGTWECVKIMKFGKGYEKWVVYPLVIFIFYIFSKRYFHHDFFFDFRLSEILALALIGIAIVTLFKFPNELYFDSGKLIFTVIYVALPFSFALGLPKFSSYNDGFSLEVLFLFILIWSSDTFAYLVGKFFGKHKMAPKISPKKTWEGYAGGVVLTLVLSYFIEHYQPELRGNWMVVGFLVAAFAPLGDLVESQLKRNFGVKDSGNIIPGHGGVLDRLDSFIICVPVVYLYFILEKFI
- a CDS encoding LUD domain-containing protein is translated as MNLFKRIVSKLTNQPEEEDKQSLEKLGDSLKNADLDYKFAQLFTHSGGFFNYCADEAEALQTLNQIIKIEGINNLFCWDKELQNFLNVVKSSYTSELQPSNEAAFITCEYLIAYDGRIMLSHNNILHYHSSRLPDRIIIIANVSQIVNNLNDAMGKIKRNGNIKNLTSISGSQSKMDSSSNSNTKLFLLLLED
- a CDS encoding phosphatidylserine decarboxylase family protein is translated as MKLHRESKGTITVATILFLVLGALAIYFLKIWSLLIIAPLLVIYCLVFWFFRVPNRTILDHKENVIAPVDGKVVMIKEVEENEFIKGKAIQVSIFMSPLNVHICRYPVTGKVIYKKYHPGKYLVAWHEKSSTENERTTVAIETETNHKVVFRQIAGYVARRIVFYCNEGDQAKAGHEFGFIKFGSRMDVFLPLDTEIICKIGDITKGGLDVIAKLRD
- a CDS encoding helix-turn-helix transcriptional regulator, translating into MSVVAANFIVCMYFDLDFLPRSGYINQEDLRTIKLLNVLFAITTFLIDIYFVSQKDKLIHGLKKETEIKDSTIGDLQKVNNELMYQQVINNNLTQDNIAEIINLAEDNSPLFFEKFQLFFPEFIPKILSINNGLIYSELHICALMRLNFDTKKIATSINSSVRAVESRKYRIRKKLNITSNMNINNFILKI